A DNA window from Anastrepha ludens isolate Willacy chromosome 6, idAnaLude1.1, whole genome shotgun sequence contains the following coding sequences:
- the LOC128866388 gene encoding uncharacterized protein LOC128866388 isoform X2, giving the protein MDAEKLIEETAPMDYRLVCRTCLASDGEFYKLDSPILMDDDDNVEKPVSFMECLRYCTRLGDGDDSEKLQFPIYICTECSASLQVSYNFIRNALEAHEILRQKLSEYPNLKQKHQKTQRKNGIVEDGSGKGAEDGGDSDGTKMRFRCKICNEKVETKKTLKEHVKLHLDIISYCCQLCKFESKKRTLLIDHYKSAHNTQPTREQLKPKTKPNEQTIKEEQEQDFEDTIAQEMEKIHNSQANEEYLHSKQYEAQDQQQELDMQLFLTPASSNASAAAAYVEAAATATAEDVNADPASISNFPMQDEPRPNISTELQQYGADQFNIAANELSVGNEFIVMADGTVEEVMGNGVVIEYINAADDGVTLENGLVLDNIMQVENPTEVDDQTMNSMDIDDIIIEESMGNELSVPSMPPMSMGAETTVQTLQNIEDEMPPPSIITVANVLTSKRIKCKICTSNFHTQDQLKNHMLTHNEIPHFFCDQCTFYTFFKIDLTQHYKTKHKLQPTQKQLQPKNKVRPLDQPGDLKHIYACDLCLFETRIKSHLRRHYLSQHQEEATEVQLRPTIDESAVLPHTQNSPSDSPPMQRGKALRPDYPKGLNCKKCAKTFYWRDKLKDHYRQHNLDEGNGIDNSISEALIPTAVDNTAPGTSLLKHNTMQYHMPTHNENNANTLLNASIADSNYTTNGEPTVVDAHAIVDAAVAEAQAAAMQINMQMNAPAPDIIMDIPVAATNSTSTVTMDAAASASGGNSIQQQQPVSVMAGYACTQIPSDAVPQIVETDTTIDNSELDFVFNDALFEDFEEDENEDEENEEDDGTDFHDLLLTSDDDFDDILHDQQQQRDTSVAGAEASNVSNYQPYCVHCNKKFLSQYQFENHMFVHRGLAPYRCEMCTNLYNTKRALIRHYRAVHKKMPTRDMIQAKGDKVVVDHTPIEHLNLIEQKAVTLMCAKCPFESVELHVMQIHLNTTHGLVDENCIMQKLPFECPRCIRSYATRARLIRHLERSHSVATIIQQQRAANNAMRNQQQLQQQQQHQQYQPYIAIKDTITATTITTAASSAATPLAVIASTSTSTSCGHGIITDSYRFNNYNTNNDSNNNNNNSSSSSNNDDDDNNTDGVEGNSAGGGGGGGGGIEDNNNNDIHNSVNEVASIIEVSSLSKLIADMEHEEKSNSYDSITPTMGKPIIRQRITKPQHEQQPAIAAAATTSTTARRKSATSAVSNINTYDMYHQLNENNELFDEYACGMCSQSWRTAAELHAHECLRVGSDDSGSKSGAWVDTSAAVAVTSGASDVMGAERVGLITSERSLYLFKCDICHCNYKSSELLKHHMKRHTARIFRCSHCPKSYINRSELRSHQLSHTGEKPHKCDMCPKQFRYPHHLKRHADVVHLGKRARCPVESCGRVFTTQAQLKIHSWIHDGNEPYRCKYCRHSFKKRESLRKHTRRIHQCDLTEEEIAEIYRQSVGHTNPHDFTVSLSNGRMLRRSDIEQVAQRPHKHINDLAAESPAAAAAEVAAVSIVQTDMQISTELSPLLASNNHHNSMNIKLEMGVEDEDETAAGSVLHVSRNSASLSAHEETLHTYMLPGMEEHGQLHTF; this is encoded by the exons ATGGATGCAGAGAAGTTAATTGAGGAAACGGCGCCAATGGATTACAGGCTCGTTTGTCGAACGTGCCTTGCTTCGGATGGAGAATTTTACAAGCTTGATTCACCGATTTTAATGGACGATGATGATAATGTCGAAAAGCCAGTGAGCTTTATGGAATGCTTGCGTTACTGTACCCGCTTGGGCGATGGCGATGATAGTGAAAAGTTGCAATttccaatatacatatgtacagaatGCAGTGCATCGTTGCAAGTATCTTATAACTTCATACGAAATGCACTCGAAGCGCATGAAATATTACGGCAAAAACTAAGTGAATACCCAAACCTAAagcaaaaacaccaaaaaacgcAACGTAAGAATGGCATAGTAGAAGACGGTAGTGGAAAGGGGGCGGAAGATGGTGGG GACTCGGATGGCACTAAAATGCGTTTTCGGTGCAAAATTTGCAACGAGAAAGTCGAAACcaagaaaactttaaaagaacACGTAAAATTGCATTTGG ATATAATTTCTTACTGCTGTCAGTTGTGCAAGTTTGAGAGTAAGAAACGCACATTGCTAATTGATCACTATAAGTCGGCGCACAACACGCAGCCAACACGCGAACAACTGAAACCGAAAACTAAACCAAATGAGCAAACAATCAAGGAAGAGCAAGAACAAGATTTTGAAGACACGATTGCCCAGGAAATGGAAAAGATACACAATTCTCAAGCAAATGAAGAGTATTTGCACAGCAAACAGTATGAAGCGCAAGATCAACAACAAGAATTAGATATGCAGCTATTTCTAACACCTGCTAGTAGTAATGCATCAGCGGCAGCCGCCTACGTTGAAGCAGCGGCAACAGCAACTGCTGAAGATGTGAATGCCGATCCAGCCAGTATATCGAATTTTCCAATGCAAGATGAACCTAGGCCAAACATATCAACGGAATTGCAGCAATATGGGGCAGATCAGTTCAATATAGCAGCTAATGAATTGAGTGTCGGCAATGAATTTATCGTTATGGCGGACGGCACGGTGGAGGAAGTGATGGGCAATG gaGTGGTGATCGAATATATTAATGCGGCTGATGATGGTGTGACATTGGAGAATGGACTGGTGCTGGATAATATTATGCAAGTAGAAAATCCCACAGAAGTCGATGACCAAACAATGAACTCTATGGATATTGATGATATTATCATTGAAGAAAGTATGGGTAATGAGCTGTCTGTGCCAAGCATGCCGCCTATGTCGATGGGCGCAGAGACTACTGTGCAAA CGCTACAAAATATAGAAGATGAAATGCCGCCACCATCGATTATTACGGTAGCCAATGTTCTTACCTCTAAGCGCATTAAGTGCAAGATATGTACCAGTAACTTTCACACACAAGATCAACTCAAAAACCACATGCTCACACATAATG AAATACCCCATTTCTTTTGCGATCAGTGCACGTTCTATACCTTCTTCAAAATAGATTTAACGCAGCATTACAAAACCAAGCATAAACTACAGCCTACGCAAAAACAATTACAACCGAAAAACAAAGTCAGGCCGCTCGATCAACCTGGTGATCTCAAACATATATATGCTTGTGATTTGTGTCTCTTCGAAACACGCATAAAATCACATTTACGTCGCCACTATTTGAGCCAGCATCAAGAGGAGGCAACTGAAGTGCAATTACGTCCAACAATCG ATGAGTCAGCCGTTTTGCCGCATACGCAAAATTCACCGTCAGACTCGCCGCCAATGCAGCGTGGCAAAGCCTTACGGCCAGACTATCCGAAAGGCTTGAATTGCAAAAAGTGcgcaaaaactttttattggagAGACAAACTCAAAGATCACTATAGGCAGCACAATTTGGACGAGGGTAATGGTATAGACAATTCTATTAGCGAAGCATTAATACCCACTGCAGTCGATAACACCGCGCCGGGCACAAGTTTACTGAAACACAATACTATGCAGTATCACATGCCTACGCACAATGAAAACAATGCAAACACTCTGCTCAACGCAAGCATCGCTGACAGCAACTACACTACCAATGGTGAACCCACAGTGGTGGACGCCCATGCAATTGTTGACGCTGCGGTGGCAGAGGCGCAAGCCGCTGCCATGCAAATTAACATGCAAATGAACGCTCCAGCGCCAGATATCATTATGGATATTCCAGTTGCTGCTACCAATTCCACTAGTACAGTTACAATGGATGCGGCGGCTAGTGCGAGCGGTGGCAATAGCATTCAGCAGCAACAGCCGGTATCTGTAATGGCGGGCTATGCGTGCACGCAAATACCATCCGATGCCGTGCCACAAATTGTTGAAACAGACACAACTATAGATAATAGTGAattagattttgtttttaatgatgcACTTTTCGAAGACTTCGAGGAAGATGAAAATGAAGACGAAGAGAACGAAGAGGATGATGGCACAGACTTTCACGACTTGCTGCTCACCAGTGACGATGATTTCGATGATATATTACATGATCAACAGCAACAGCGTGACACATCGGTGGCGGGTGCTGAAGCTTCAAACGTCAGCAACTATCAGCCATATTGCGTGCACTGCAATAAGAAATTCCTAAGTCAATATCAATTTGAAAATCACATGTTTGTGCATCGTG GTTTGGCGCCTTATCGTTGTGAAATGTGCACCAACTTGTACAACACAAAGCGGGCATTAATTCGTCACTATCGAGCGGTGCACAAGAAAATGCCCACGAGAGATATGATTCAAGCTAAGGGTGATAAGG TTGTTGTGGACCATACGCCTATTGAGCATTTGAATCTAATTGAACAAAAAG CGGTCACATTAATGTGTGCTAAATGCCCCTTTGAGTCGGTTGAGCTGCACGTTATGCAGATCCATTTGAATACCACGCACGGCCTTGTAGATG aAAATTGCATCATGCAAA AATTGCCCTTCGAGTGTCCCCGCTGTATACGCTCATATGCAACGAGAGCGCGTCTCATACGACATTTAGAACGCAGTCATTCGGTAGCGACGATAATACAACAGCAGCGTGCCGCAAATAATGCTATGCGGaaccaacaacaactacaacagcaacagcaacatcaacaaTACCAGCCATATATAGCAATAAAAGACACCATTaccgcaacaacaataacaacggcAGCATCATCCGCAGCCACACCCCTAGCAGTAATAGCATCAACGTCCACGAGTACAAGTTGTG GCCATGGCATAATAACTGATTCATATCGATTCAACAactacaacaccaacaatgacagcaacaacaacaacaacaacagcagtagcagcagcaacaatgatgatgatgataacaATACTGATGGTGTCGAAGGTAATAgtgctggtggtggtggtggtggtggaggtgGCATtgaagacaacaacaacaatgacataCATAATTCAGTCAATGAAGTGGCATCCATAATTGAAGTATCGTCACTTTCAAAACTAATTGCCGACATGGAGCATGAAGAAAAATCGAATAGTTATGATTCAATCACGCCCACAATGGGCAAACCTATAATTAGACAACGCATAACGAAACCCCAGCATGAACAGCAACCAGCAATagctgcagcagcaacaacaagcacAACAGCAAGAAGAAAAAGTGCCACAAGTGCAGTTAGCAACATAAATACCTACGATATGTACCATCAGCTAAACGAAAACAACGAACTCTTCGATGAATATGCCTGTGGCATGTGCTCACAAAGCTGGCGCACCGCTGCTGAACTGCATGCACACGAGTGCCTACGAGTTGGCAGTGATGACAGTGGCAGCAAGAGTGGTGCATGGGTGGATACATCGGCAGCCGTAGCCGTAACCAGTGGCGCGAGTGATGTGATGGGTGCCGAAAGAGTTGGCTTAATAACGTCTGAGCGTTCACTTTATCTCTTCAAATGTGACATTTGCCATTGCAATTACAAGTCCAGTGAATTACTGAAACATCACATGAAACGACATACGGCGCGCATATTTCGTTGTAGTCACTGTCCGAAATCCTACATCAATCGCAGCGAATTGAGGTCCCATCAACTGTCGCACACTGGCGAGAAGCCGCACAAATGCGATATGTGTCCGAAACAGTTTCGTTATCCGCATCATCTGAAACGGCATGCCGATGTCGTGCATTTGGGCAAACGTGCACGCTGTCCCGTGGAGAGTTGTGGGCGTGTATTCACAACACAAGCTCAATTGAAGATACACTCGTGGATACATGACGGCAATGAACCGTACAGATGCAAGTACTGCAGGCATTCATTCAAGAAACGCGAATC CTTACGCAAGCATACGCGCCGCATACATCAGTGCGATCTAACTGAAGAGGAAATCGCGGAGATCTATCGGCAAAGTGTTGGTCACACAAATCCCCATGATTTTACTGTATCGCTTTCGAATGGACGCATGCTGCGACGCTCGGATATAGAACAGGTCGCCCAGCGAccacacaaacacataaacgACCTAGCAGCTGAGtctccagcagcagcagctgctgaGGTAGCAGCCGTAAGCATCGTTCAAACGGATATGCAAATCTCTACCGAACTGTCGCCGCTACTGGCATCCAATAATCATCACAATAGCATGAATATAAAACTTGAAATGGGCGTtgaggacgaagatgagactGCTGCTGGCTCTGTTCTGCATGTGTCACGAAACAGTGCTTCATTGTCCGCACACGAGGaaacactacacacatacatgctacCCGGTATGGAGGAGCATGGCCAGCTGCACACATTTTAA
- the LOC128866388 gene encoding uncharacterized protein LOC128866388 isoform X1: MDAEKLIEETAPMDYRLVCRTCLASDGEFYKLDSPILMDDDDNVEKPVSFMECLRYCTRLGDGDDSEKLQFPIYICTECSASLQVSYNFIRNALEAHEILRQKLSEYPNLKQKHQKTQRKNGIVEDGSGKGAEDGGDSDGTKMRFRCKICNEKVETKKTLKEHVKLHLDIISYCCQLCKFESKKRTLLIDHYKSAHNTQPTREQLKPKTKPNEQTIKEEQEQDFEDTIAQEMEKIHNSQANEEYLHSKQYEAQDQQQELDMQLFLTPASSNASAAAAYVEAAATATAEDVNADPASISNFPMQDEPRPNISTELQQYGADQFNIAANELSVGNEFIVMADGTVEEVMGNGVVIEYINAADDGVTLENGLVLDNIMQVENPTEVDDQTMNSMDIDDIIIEESMGNELSVPSMPPMSMGAETTVQTLQNIEDEMPPPSIITVANVLTSKRIKCKICTSNFHTQDQLKNHMLTHNEIPHFFCDQCTFYTFFKIDLTQHYKTKHKLQPTQKQLQPKNKVRPLDQPGDLKHIYACDLCLFETRIKSHLRRHYLSQHQEEATEVQLRPTIDESAVLPHTQNSPSDSPPMQRGKALRPDYPKGLNCKKCAKTFYWRDKLKDHYRQHNLDEGNGIDNSISEALIPTAVDNTAPGTSLLKHNTMQYHMPTHNENNANTLLNASIADSNYTTNGEPTVVDAHAIVDAAVAEAQAAAMQINMQMNAPAPDIIMDIPVAATNSTSTVTMDAAASASGGNSIQQQQPVSVMAGYACTQIPSDAVPQIVETDTTIDNSELDFVFNDALFEDFEEDENEDEENEEDDGTDFHDLLLTSDDDFDDILHDQQQQRDTSVAGAEASNVSNYQPYCVHCNKKFLSQYQFENHMFVHRGLAPYRCEMCTNLYNTKRALIRHYRAVHKKMPTRDMIQAKGDKVVVDHTPIEHLNLIEQKAVTLMCAKCPFESVELHVMQIHLNTTHGLVDENCIMQKLPFECPRCIRSYATRARLIRHLERSHSVATIIQQQRAANNAMRNQQQLQQQQQHQQYQPYIAIKDTITATTITTAASSAATPLAVIASTSTSTSCVKQTIPINTINCTLHAGHGIITDSYRFNNYNTNNDSNNNNNNSSSSSNNDDDDNNTDGVEGNSAGGGGGGGGGIEDNNNNDIHNSVNEVASIIEVSSLSKLIADMEHEEKSNSYDSITPTMGKPIIRQRITKPQHEQQPAIAAAATTSTTARRKSATSAVSNINTYDMYHQLNENNELFDEYACGMCSQSWRTAAELHAHECLRVGSDDSGSKSGAWVDTSAAVAVTSGASDVMGAERVGLITSERSLYLFKCDICHCNYKSSELLKHHMKRHTARIFRCSHCPKSYINRSELRSHQLSHTGEKPHKCDMCPKQFRYPHHLKRHADVVHLGKRARCPVESCGRVFTTQAQLKIHSWIHDGNEPYRCKYCRHSFKKRESLRKHTRRIHQCDLTEEEIAEIYRQSVGHTNPHDFTVSLSNGRMLRRSDIEQVAQRPHKHINDLAAESPAAAAAEVAAVSIVQTDMQISTELSPLLASNNHHNSMNIKLEMGVEDEDETAAGSVLHVSRNSASLSAHEETLHTYMLPGMEEHGQLHTF; this comes from the exons ATGGATGCAGAGAAGTTAATTGAGGAAACGGCGCCAATGGATTACAGGCTCGTTTGTCGAACGTGCCTTGCTTCGGATGGAGAATTTTACAAGCTTGATTCACCGATTTTAATGGACGATGATGATAATGTCGAAAAGCCAGTGAGCTTTATGGAATGCTTGCGTTACTGTACCCGCTTGGGCGATGGCGATGATAGTGAAAAGTTGCAATttccaatatacatatgtacagaatGCAGTGCATCGTTGCAAGTATCTTATAACTTCATACGAAATGCACTCGAAGCGCATGAAATATTACGGCAAAAACTAAGTGAATACCCAAACCTAAagcaaaaacaccaaaaaacgcAACGTAAGAATGGCATAGTAGAAGACGGTAGTGGAAAGGGGGCGGAAGATGGTGGG GACTCGGATGGCACTAAAATGCGTTTTCGGTGCAAAATTTGCAACGAGAAAGTCGAAACcaagaaaactttaaaagaacACGTAAAATTGCATTTGG ATATAATTTCTTACTGCTGTCAGTTGTGCAAGTTTGAGAGTAAGAAACGCACATTGCTAATTGATCACTATAAGTCGGCGCACAACACGCAGCCAACACGCGAACAACTGAAACCGAAAACTAAACCAAATGAGCAAACAATCAAGGAAGAGCAAGAACAAGATTTTGAAGACACGATTGCCCAGGAAATGGAAAAGATACACAATTCTCAAGCAAATGAAGAGTATTTGCACAGCAAACAGTATGAAGCGCAAGATCAACAACAAGAATTAGATATGCAGCTATTTCTAACACCTGCTAGTAGTAATGCATCAGCGGCAGCCGCCTACGTTGAAGCAGCGGCAACAGCAACTGCTGAAGATGTGAATGCCGATCCAGCCAGTATATCGAATTTTCCAATGCAAGATGAACCTAGGCCAAACATATCAACGGAATTGCAGCAATATGGGGCAGATCAGTTCAATATAGCAGCTAATGAATTGAGTGTCGGCAATGAATTTATCGTTATGGCGGACGGCACGGTGGAGGAAGTGATGGGCAATG gaGTGGTGATCGAATATATTAATGCGGCTGATGATGGTGTGACATTGGAGAATGGACTGGTGCTGGATAATATTATGCAAGTAGAAAATCCCACAGAAGTCGATGACCAAACAATGAACTCTATGGATATTGATGATATTATCATTGAAGAAAGTATGGGTAATGAGCTGTCTGTGCCAAGCATGCCGCCTATGTCGATGGGCGCAGAGACTACTGTGCAAA CGCTACAAAATATAGAAGATGAAATGCCGCCACCATCGATTATTACGGTAGCCAATGTTCTTACCTCTAAGCGCATTAAGTGCAAGATATGTACCAGTAACTTTCACACACAAGATCAACTCAAAAACCACATGCTCACACATAATG AAATACCCCATTTCTTTTGCGATCAGTGCACGTTCTATACCTTCTTCAAAATAGATTTAACGCAGCATTACAAAACCAAGCATAAACTACAGCCTACGCAAAAACAATTACAACCGAAAAACAAAGTCAGGCCGCTCGATCAACCTGGTGATCTCAAACATATATATGCTTGTGATTTGTGTCTCTTCGAAACACGCATAAAATCACATTTACGTCGCCACTATTTGAGCCAGCATCAAGAGGAGGCAACTGAAGTGCAATTACGTCCAACAATCG ATGAGTCAGCCGTTTTGCCGCATACGCAAAATTCACCGTCAGACTCGCCGCCAATGCAGCGTGGCAAAGCCTTACGGCCAGACTATCCGAAAGGCTTGAATTGCAAAAAGTGcgcaaaaactttttattggagAGACAAACTCAAAGATCACTATAGGCAGCACAATTTGGACGAGGGTAATGGTATAGACAATTCTATTAGCGAAGCATTAATACCCACTGCAGTCGATAACACCGCGCCGGGCACAAGTTTACTGAAACACAATACTATGCAGTATCACATGCCTACGCACAATGAAAACAATGCAAACACTCTGCTCAACGCAAGCATCGCTGACAGCAACTACACTACCAATGGTGAACCCACAGTGGTGGACGCCCATGCAATTGTTGACGCTGCGGTGGCAGAGGCGCAAGCCGCTGCCATGCAAATTAACATGCAAATGAACGCTCCAGCGCCAGATATCATTATGGATATTCCAGTTGCTGCTACCAATTCCACTAGTACAGTTACAATGGATGCGGCGGCTAGTGCGAGCGGTGGCAATAGCATTCAGCAGCAACAGCCGGTATCTGTAATGGCGGGCTATGCGTGCACGCAAATACCATCCGATGCCGTGCCACAAATTGTTGAAACAGACACAACTATAGATAATAGTGAattagattttgtttttaatgatgcACTTTTCGAAGACTTCGAGGAAGATGAAAATGAAGACGAAGAGAACGAAGAGGATGATGGCACAGACTTTCACGACTTGCTGCTCACCAGTGACGATGATTTCGATGATATATTACATGATCAACAGCAACAGCGTGACACATCGGTGGCGGGTGCTGAAGCTTCAAACGTCAGCAACTATCAGCCATATTGCGTGCACTGCAATAAGAAATTCCTAAGTCAATATCAATTTGAAAATCACATGTTTGTGCATCGTG GTTTGGCGCCTTATCGTTGTGAAATGTGCACCAACTTGTACAACACAAAGCGGGCATTAATTCGTCACTATCGAGCGGTGCACAAGAAAATGCCCACGAGAGATATGATTCAAGCTAAGGGTGATAAGG TTGTTGTGGACCATACGCCTATTGAGCATTTGAATCTAATTGAACAAAAAG CGGTCACATTAATGTGTGCTAAATGCCCCTTTGAGTCGGTTGAGCTGCACGTTATGCAGATCCATTTGAATACCACGCACGGCCTTGTAGATG aAAATTGCATCATGCAAA AATTGCCCTTCGAGTGTCCCCGCTGTATACGCTCATATGCAACGAGAGCGCGTCTCATACGACATTTAGAACGCAGTCATTCGGTAGCGACGATAATACAACAGCAGCGTGCCGCAAATAATGCTATGCGGaaccaacaacaactacaacagcaacagcaacatcaacaaTACCAGCCATATATAGCAATAAAAGACACCATTaccgcaacaacaataacaacggcAGCATCATCCGCAGCCACACCCCTAGCAGTAATAGCATCAACGTCCACGAGTACAAGTTGTG tgAAGCAAACGATTCCAATCAACACAATCAATTGTACTCTGCATGCAGGCCATGGCATAATAACTGATTCATATCGATTCAACAactacaacaccaacaatgacagcaacaacaacaacaacaacagcagtagcagcagcaacaatgatgatgatgataacaATACTGATGGTGTCGAAGGTAATAgtgctggtggtggtggtggtggtggaggtgGCATtgaagacaacaacaacaatgacataCATAATTCAGTCAATGAAGTGGCATCCATAATTGAAGTATCGTCACTTTCAAAACTAATTGCCGACATGGAGCATGAAGAAAAATCGAATAGTTATGATTCAATCACGCCCACAATGGGCAAACCTATAATTAGACAACGCATAACGAAACCCCAGCATGAACAGCAACCAGCAATagctgcagcagcaacaacaagcacAACAGCAAGAAGAAAAAGTGCCACAAGTGCAGTTAGCAACATAAATACCTACGATATGTACCATCAGCTAAACGAAAACAACGAACTCTTCGATGAATATGCCTGTGGCATGTGCTCACAAAGCTGGCGCACCGCTGCTGAACTGCATGCACACGAGTGCCTACGAGTTGGCAGTGATGACAGTGGCAGCAAGAGTGGTGCATGGGTGGATACATCGGCAGCCGTAGCCGTAACCAGTGGCGCGAGTGATGTGATGGGTGCCGAAAGAGTTGGCTTAATAACGTCTGAGCGTTCACTTTATCTCTTCAAATGTGACATTTGCCATTGCAATTACAAGTCCAGTGAATTACTGAAACATCACATGAAACGACATACGGCGCGCATATTTCGTTGTAGTCACTGTCCGAAATCCTACATCAATCGCAGCGAATTGAGGTCCCATCAACTGTCGCACACTGGCGAGAAGCCGCACAAATGCGATATGTGTCCGAAACAGTTTCGTTATCCGCATCATCTGAAACGGCATGCCGATGTCGTGCATTTGGGCAAACGTGCACGCTGTCCCGTGGAGAGTTGTGGGCGTGTATTCACAACACAAGCTCAATTGAAGATACACTCGTGGATACATGACGGCAATGAACCGTACAGATGCAAGTACTGCAGGCATTCATTCAAGAAACGCGAATC CTTACGCAAGCATACGCGCCGCATACATCAGTGCGATCTAACTGAAGAGGAAATCGCGGAGATCTATCGGCAAAGTGTTGGTCACACAAATCCCCATGATTTTACTGTATCGCTTTCGAATGGACGCATGCTGCGACGCTCGGATATAGAACAGGTCGCCCAGCGAccacacaaacacataaacgACCTAGCAGCTGAGtctccagcagcagcagctgctgaGGTAGCAGCCGTAAGCATCGTTCAAACGGATATGCAAATCTCTACCGAACTGTCGCCGCTACTGGCATCCAATAATCATCACAATAGCATGAATATAAAACTTGAAATGGGCGTtgaggacgaagatgagactGCTGCTGGCTCTGTTCTGCATGTGTCACGAAACAGTGCTTCATTGTCCGCACACGAGGaaacactacacacatacatgctacCCGGTATGGAGGAGCATGGCCAGCTGCACACATTTTAA
- the LOC128866736 gene encoding piggyBac transposable element-derived protein 4-like, whose protein sequence is MLMANLEKAYTPDCHVTVYEQLFPYRGRTRFTQYIPSKPAKYGMNVWWICDSVSNYPLKGINYTGKPPGGQRETNQDERVVMKLMENYMASGRTVYADNFFSTYNLAEMLMDRRVAFVGTVRKNKTFIPHELLNPKRDVKITLVCYHNDNIALCSYMAKPKKPLIMLSTAHYRQSTDPLKGFKPDQILDYNKFKAGVDTMDQMLTGYSCKRSTNRWPLAMFYNMLDIAGLASFIIYDELNPAKQSDKRRSFIIELARQLVIPHMTKRATNALVWRFARIRQAMNLFNIKVPESCPSTSDAAQQQSYAQVASTRPSCYHFAASSSKKRRKTRYNCSKCNRPICLNEHSMQLYSCKPNCSS, encoded by the exons ATGCTGATGGCCAATTTAGAGAAAGCATACACTCCGGATTGTCATGTAACCGTCTATGAACAGTTATTTCCATATCGTGGGCGCACTCGATTCACCCAATATATTCCGAGTAAGCCGGCAAAGTATGGCATGAACGTGTGGTGGATTTGTGACTCTGTTTCAAACTACCCTTTGAAAGGTATAAATTATACCGGAAAACCACCAGGTGGCCAGCGAGAAACGAATCAAGATGAACGGGTCGTCatgaaattgatggaaaattatatggctagcggtaggactgtttatgctgacaattttttttcaacatacaacttggcagaaatgttgatggatcgtagagtggctttcgtcggtaccgtaagaaaaaataagaccttCATTCCGCATGAATTGCTTAACCCGAAGCGTGATGTTAAAATCACTTTAGTTTGTTATCACAATGATAATATCGCTCTGTGCTCGTATATGGCAAAGCCGAAAAAGCCACTAATTATGTTATCCACTGCCCATTACCGTCAAAGCACCGATCCATTGAAAGGATtcaagccagatcaaattttggactacaataaatttaaagcgggggtagatacaatggatcaaatgttgactggctattcgtgcaaacgctcgacaaaccgttggccactggcaatgttttataatatgcttgATATTGCCGGTTTGGCCTCATTCATCATCTATGACGAGCTGAATCCGGCAAAGCAGAGTGATAAGAGGCGCTCATTTATCATTGAATTGGCACGGCAGCTAGTTATCCCACATATGACGAAACGGGCGACTAACGCATTAGTATGGAGGTTTGCTCGTATAAGACAAGCAATgaatcttttcaatatcaag GTACCGGAATCTTGTCCATCGACATCAGATGCAGCACAGCAACAATCATATGCTCAAGTTGCTTCAACACGGCCATCGTGCTACCATTTtgctgcttcttcttcgaaaaagcGACGTAAAACTCGTTATAACTGCAGCAAATGTAATCGTCCCATATGTCTTAATGAACATTCCATGCAACTATATAGTTGTAAACCCAATTGCTCTTCGTAA